One genomic window of Meleagris gallopavo isolate NT-WF06-2002-E0010 breed Aviagen turkey brand Nicholas breeding stock chromosome 22, Turkey_5.1, whole genome shotgun sequence includes the following:
- the HRH3 gene encoding histamine H3 receptor produces MLLHIAAPRLPRPHSPAAPARIPRPAQQSPGERTGGGAAAGHGLACPNKRSPLVAGAFCIPLYVPYVLTGRWIFGRSLCKLWLVVDYLLCTSSVFNIVLISYDRFLSVTRAVSYRAQQGNTRRAVLKMVMVWVLAFLLYGPAIISWEYISGQSIIPTGECYAEFFYNWYFLMTASTLEFFTPFISVMFFNVSIYLNIQKRTKLRLDVLHEVHNQPFAEEMEMSPETKFASKCYKWEQKEPAETLSLSKSEAQAAASTGAKDLLTASSGRSQCCNKKGCKNSASALSLEKRMKIVSQGMTQRFRLSRDKKVAKSLAIIVGIFGICWAPYTLLMIIRAGCHGHCISDYWYETSFWLLWVNSAVNPVLYPLCHYSFRRAFIKLLCPKKLKIQPHDPLQNCWK; encoded by the exons ATGCTTTTACACATTGCTG CGCCCCGCCTCCCCCGGCCCCACAGCCCCGCAGCGCCCGCCCGCATCCCGCGCCCGGCGCAGCAGAGCCCTGGGGAGCGCACGGGCGGCGGCGCTGCTGCAGGTCACGGCCTCGCGTGTCCGAACAAACGGAGCCCTCTGGTTGCAGGTGCCTTCTGCATTCCTTTGTACGTGCCCTATGTGCTGACAGGGAGATGGATCTTCGGGAGAAGCCTCTGCAAACTCTGGCTGGTAGTTGATTACCTTCTCTGCACTTCTTCGGTCTTCAACATCGTGCTGATTAGCTATGACAGATTCCTCTCGGTGACAAGAGCG GTCTCCTACAGAGCCCAGCAAGGCAACACCAGGcgagcagtgctgaagatggtGATGGTGTGGGTATTAGCATTCCTGCTTTATGGACCTGCCATTATCAGCTGGGAGTACATCTCGGGTCAGAGTATCATACCCACTGGGGAATGCTATGCTGAGTTTTTCTACAACTGGTACTTTCTCATGACAGCCTCCACACTGGAGTTTTTCACCCCTTTTATCAGCGTAATGTTTTTCAACGTGAGCATTTACCTGAACATACAAAAGCGGACCAAATTACGCCTGGATGTTCTCCATGAAGTGCACAACCAGCCCTTCGCTGAAGAGATGGAAATGAGCCCAGAAACAAAGTTTGCTTCAAAATGCTACAAGTGGGAGCAGAAGGAGCCAGCTGAAACTCTCAGCCTCTCTAAGAGTGaagcacaagcagcagcttCCACCGGTGCAAAAGACCTGCTGACAGCCAGCTCGGGGAGATCCCAGTGCTGCAACAAAAAGGGCTGTAAGAATTCAGCATCCGCACTGTCCTTAGAGAAAAGGATGAAGATAGTCTCCCAGGGCATGACCCAACGCTTCAGGCTCTCCAGAGACAAGAAAGTAGCCAAATCGCTGGCAATCATTGTGGGTATTTTTGGCATTTGCTGGGCGCCTTACACCCTCCTTATGATTATCCGTGCTGGCTGCCACGGCCACTGCATCTCTGACTACTGGTACGAGACTTCCTTTTGGCTGCTGTGGGTCAACTCAGCTGTCAACCCCGTCCTATATCCTCTCTGTCACTACAGCTTCAGGAGAGCTTTTATTAAACTCCTCTGTCCGAAGAAGCTGAAGATTCAACCTCATGATCCCCTGCAGAACTGCTGGAAATGA
- the SS18L1 gene encoding calcium-responsive transactivator has protein sequence MWSITETQVFNTILTCCDRVSFMQMLDENHHLIQCIMDYQSKGKTAECTQYQQILHRNLVYLATIADSNQNMQSLLPAPPTQNINLGPGGMTQSASNQSLHSQSNLSDAIGTGLPPSSLMQSQISNGPNHVPMQQSGQNTMPTTSLSMSVSSHGTGPGYSHTVPASQNVPMQGQGSIGNYVSRTNINMQSNPVSMMHQQAATSHYNSAQGGSQHYQGQSSIAMMSQSNQGNSMMGQRPMGPYRASQQGSSQQYMGQEEYYSEQYSHGQGSSEPMNQQYYPDGHGDYAYQQSSYTEQSYDRSFDDSTQHYYEGGNSQYSQQQAGYQQGAAQQQTYSQQQYPNQQSYPGQQQGYGPAQGASSQYSSYQQGQGQQYGSYRASQTGPSAQQQRPYGYEQGQYGNYQQ, from the exons ATGTGGAGTATCACAGAAACTCAGGTCTTTAATACGATTCTCACATGTTGTGATCGTGTTTCTTTTATGCAGATGTTAGATGAAAATCACCACCTAATACAATGTATCATGGATTATCAGAGCAAGGGGAAAACTGCAGAATGTACTCA ATACCAACAAATCTTGCACAGAAACCTCGTTTACTTGGCAACAATAGCAGATTCTAACCAGAATATGCAGTCCTTGCTTCCTGCT CCACCAACGCAAAACATAAACTTGGGCCCAGGAGGAATGACTCAGAGTGCATCCAACCAGTCTCTTCATTCACAGAGCAATCTCAGTGATGCAATCGGGACGggccttcctccttcctccctcatGCAGAGTCAGATTAGCAATG GTCCTAATCACGTGCCTATGCAGCAGTCAGGCCAGAACACAATgcccacaacctctctgagtaTGAGTGTCAGcagtcatggaactgggcctGGTTATAGCCATACAGTGCCTGCATCTCAGAATGTGCCAATGCAAGGCCAGGGGTCGATAGGCAATTATGTCTCTCGAACAAACATCAACATGCAGTCTAATCCAG TCTCCATGATGCACCAGCAAGCAGCAACGTCACATTACAACTCGGCACAAGGAGGGAGCCAGCATTACCAGGGGCAGTCCTCCATTGCCATGATGAGTCAGAGCAACCAGGGCAACAGCATGATGGGTCAGCGACCAATGGGGCCCTACAGAGCTTCACAGCAAG GTTCCTCACAGCAGTACATGGGTCAGGAGGAATATTACAGTGAACAGTACAGTCATGGACAAGGCTCATCAGAACCTATGAATCAGCAATATTATCCAGATG GACATGGTGATTATGCCTATCAGCAGTCATCCTATACTGAGCAGAGCTACGACAGGTCATTTGATGACTCTACACAACACTATTATGAAGGAG GAAATTCTCagtacagccagcagcaggcaggataCCAACAGGGAGCTGCACAACAGCAAACATACTCCCAGCAGCAATACCCGAATCAACAAAGTTACCCAGGACAACAGCAAGGATATG GTCCTGCACAAGGAGCATCTTCACAGTATTCCAGCTACCAACAGGGACAGGGGCAGCAATATGGGAGTTACAGAGCTTCTCAGACAGGACCATCCGCTCAGCAGCAGAGGCCTTATGGCTACGAGCAG ggACAATATGGAAATTACCAGCAATAA